One Rhododendron vialii isolate Sample 1 chromosome 2a, ASM3025357v1 genomic region harbors:
- the LOC131316784 gene encoding meiotic recombination protein DMC1 homolog isoform X2, whose protein sequence is MLGFKSEEQGQLQLVEREEIEDEDDLFEAIDKLIAHGINAGDVKKLQDAGIYTVNGLMMHTKKNLTGIKGLSEAKVDKICEAAEKIVNFGYITGSDALLRRKAVVRITSGSQALDELLGGGIETSAITEAFGEFRSGKTQLAHTLCVSTQLPTSMKGGNGKVAYIDTEGTFRPDRIVPIAERFGMDAGAVLDNIIYARAYTYEHQYNLLLGLAAKMSEEPFRLLIVDSVIALFRVDFTGRGELAERQQKLAQMLSRLTKIAEEFNVAVYMTNQVIADPGGGMFISDPKKPAGGHVLAHAATIRLMFRKGKGEQRVCKVFDAPNLPEAEAISFPILDKKHIFQITAGGIADAKD, encoded by the exons ATGCTTGGGTTCAA GTCGGAAGAACAGGGCCAGCTACAGCTCGTCGAGCGCGAGGAGATCGAAGACGAAGATGACTTGTTTGAAGCCATCGACAAAT TGATAGCTCACGGAATCAATGCTGGAGATGTGAAGAAGCTTCAGGATGCAGGGATCTACACCGTCAATGGCCTGATGATGCATACGAAGAAG AACCTGACCGGAATCAAAGGATTATCTGAGGCGAAAGTGGATAAGATATGCGAAGCTGCTGAGAAGATAGTG AATTTCGGTTACATCACAGGAAGCGATGCTCTGCTCAGA AGAAAGGCGGTGGTTCGCATCACAAGTGGAAGCCAGGCCCTTGATGAACTCTTGGGTG GCGGGATCGAAACTAGTGCGATTACAGAGGCTTTTGGGGAGTTTCG ATCTGGAAAGACACAGCTAGCACATACTCTCTGCGTTTCTACACAG CTTCCCACAAGCATGAAAGGAGGAAATGGAAAGGTCGCATACATTGATACTGAAGGAACTTT CCGGCCTGATCGGATAGTTCCAATAGCTGAAAGGTTTGGCATGGATGCGGGAGCTGTCCTTGATAAT ATCATTTACGCACGTGCATACACATATGAGCATCAGTACAACCTGCTTCTTGGTCTGGCTGCCAAAATGTCCGAGGAACCTTTCAGACTTCTG ATTGTGGATTCTGTAATTGCTCTTTTTCGTGTGGATTTCACCGGAAGAGGAGAACTCGCAGAACGACAG CAAAAGCTGGCTCAGATGCTTTCTCGGCTAACAAAGATAGCCGAAGAGTTCAATGTTGCTGTCTACATGACTAACCAAG TTATTGCTGATCCAGGCGGTGGGATGTTCATATCAGATCCGAAGAAGCCAGCAGGAGGGCATGTGCTTGCCCATGCAGCAACAATAAGGTTGATGTTTAGAAAGGGCAAAGGGGAACAGCGTGTTTGCAAGGTATTCGACGCCCCAAATTTGCCAGAAGCTGAAGCAATATCCTTCCCCA TTCTTGACAAAAAGCACATCTTTCAGATAACAGCAGGAGGAATAGCGGATGCGAAGGACTGA
- the LOC131316784 gene encoding meiotic recombination protein DMC1 homolog isoform X1, translating into MLGFKSEEQGQLQLVEREEIEDEDDLFEAIDKLIAHGINAGDVKKLQDAGIYTVNGLMMHTKKNLTGIKGLSEAKVDKICEAAEKIVNFGYITGSDALLRRKAVVRITSGSQALDELLGGGIETSAITEAFGEFRSGKTQLAHTLCVSTQLPTSMKGGNGKVAYIDTEGTFRPDRIVPIAERFGMDAGAVLDNIIYARAYTYEHQYNLLLGLAAKMSEEPFRLLIVDSVIALFRVDFTGRGELAERQQKLAQMLSRLTKIAEEFNVAVYMTNQVIADPGGGMFISDPKKPAGGHVLAHAATIRLMFRKGKGEQRVCKVFDAPNLPEAEAISFPSYLTSYLRLALIVIT; encoded by the exons ATGCTTGGGTTCAA GTCGGAAGAACAGGGCCAGCTACAGCTCGTCGAGCGCGAGGAGATCGAAGACGAAGATGACTTGTTTGAAGCCATCGACAAAT TGATAGCTCACGGAATCAATGCTGGAGATGTGAAGAAGCTTCAGGATGCAGGGATCTACACCGTCAATGGCCTGATGATGCATACGAAGAAG AACCTGACCGGAATCAAAGGATTATCTGAGGCGAAAGTGGATAAGATATGCGAAGCTGCTGAGAAGATAGTG AATTTCGGTTACATCACAGGAAGCGATGCTCTGCTCAGA AGAAAGGCGGTGGTTCGCATCACAAGTGGAAGCCAGGCCCTTGATGAACTCTTGGGTG GCGGGATCGAAACTAGTGCGATTACAGAGGCTTTTGGGGAGTTTCG ATCTGGAAAGACACAGCTAGCACATACTCTCTGCGTTTCTACACAG CTTCCCACAAGCATGAAAGGAGGAAATGGAAAGGTCGCATACATTGATACTGAAGGAACTTT CCGGCCTGATCGGATAGTTCCAATAGCTGAAAGGTTTGGCATGGATGCGGGAGCTGTCCTTGATAAT ATCATTTACGCACGTGCATACACATATGAGCATCAGTACAACCTGCTTCTTGGTCTGGCTGCCAAAATGTCCGAGGAACCTTTCAGACTTCTG ATTGTGGATTCTGTAATTGCTCTTTTTCGTGTGGATTTCACCGGAAGAGGAGAACTCGCAGAACGACAG CAAAAGCTGGCTCAGATGCTTTCTCGGCTAACAAAGATAGCCGAAGAGTTCAATGTTGCTGTCTACATGACTAACCAAG TTATTGCTGATCCAGGCGGTGGGATGTTCATATCAGATCCGAAGAAGCCAGCAGGAGGGCATGTGCTTGCCCATGCAGCAACAATAAGGTTGATGTTTAGAAAGGGCAAAGGGGAACAGCGTGTTTGCAAGGTATTCGACGCCCCAAATTTGCCAGAAGCTGAAGCAATATCCTTCCCCAGTTATCTCACTTCTTATTTACGTTTAGCTCTTATTGTGATTACCTAA
- the LOC131316786 gene encoding cysteine-rich repeat secretory protein 38-like, translated as MSSSQFTSTLYLLSFTLLLQIAFGTNPLFHFCSSSGNFAANGPYEANLNILMSYLYLTAPLTGFGSGSVGPSHDQANGLALCRGDVNTTDCRSCLAEAGSEIRTLCPNDEGAIIWYDECELKYSNLNFFGKIDNQNKFYMWNLKNVSDPIYFNKKTIELLRKLAEEAYGSPKMYASGELMIGEHKKLYGLVQCTRDLSSIDCGKCIDEAISELPSCCDGKEGGRVVGGSCNVRYEIYPFVNNA; from the coding sequence ATGTCTTCCTCACAATTCACGTCCACCCTTTACCTCCTTTCCTTCACTCTCCTCCTGCAAATTGCCTTTGGAACCAACCCCCTCTTCCATTTCTGTTCAAGTTCGGGGAATTTCGCTGCGAACGGCCCTTACGAAGCAAACTTGAACATACTCATGAGCTATCTCTACTTGACAGCTCCTCTGACCGGGTTTGGTTCTGGCTCAGTAGGACCGAGCCACGACCAAGCCAATGGCCTAGCTCTTTGCCGAGGTGACGTCAATACCACAGACTGCCGGTCCTGCCTTGCCGAAGCAGGGAGCGAGATTCGGACACTCTGTCCTAACGACGAAGGAGCAATTATATGGTACGACGAATGTGAATTGAAGTACTCGAACCTTAACTTCTTTGGAAAAATCGACAACCAGAACAAGTTTTACATGTGGAATTTGAAAAATGTGAGTGATCcaatttatttcaataaaaagaCCATAGAGTTGTTGAGAAAGCTAGCGGAAGAAGCTTATGGTAGTCCGAAAATGTATGCTTCGGGAGAGCTGATGATTGGGGAACATAAGAAGCTTTATGGGTTGGTCCAGTGCACAAGAGATCTTTCCAGCATCGATTGTGGAAAGTGTATTGATGAGGCTATTAGTGAGCTTCCGAGCTGTTGTGACGGAAAAGAAGGAGGGAGGGTCGTGGGCGGGAGCTGCAATGTGCGTTACGAGATTTACCCTTTTGTTAATAATGCCTAG